A window of the Sphingobium yanoikuyae genome harbors these coding sequences:
- a CDS encoding mercuric transporter MerT family protein, with amino-acid sequence MVSTPEAGQPALTENHEPKQANWVAAGALIGAGLASACCVVPLLLVMLGISGAWIANLTALEPYKPYVAGVTLALLGYGFWHVYFKPKPPCEDGSYCARPQSAWTTKAVLWLGLAVAILALTIGWWAPWFY; translated from the coding sequence ATGGTCTCAACGCCGGAAGCGGGACAGCCAGCCCTCACCGAAAACCACGAGCCGAAGCAGGCAAACTGGGTTGCGGCGGGCGCATTGATCGGCGCGGGGCTCGCCTCGGCTTGCTGCGTCGTCCCGCTACTGTTGGTTATGCTCGGAATTTCCGGCGCGTGGATCGCCAACCTGACGGCGCTCGAACCTTACAAGCCCTATGTCGCAGGCGTAACGCTCGCGCTGCTCGGCTACGGCTTCTGGCATGTCTATTTCAAGCCGAAACCGCCCTGTGAAGACGGTTCCTACTGCGCTCGTCCACAATCGGCTTGGACCACCAAGGCGGTGCTGTGGCTGGGCCTTGCCGTCGCCATCCTGGCGCTCACCATCGGCTGGTGGGCACCCTGGTTCTATTGA
- a CDS encoding heavy-metal-associated domain-containing protein, with translation MKKTVCIAMAVLAMAGGGVAYAVSGTAQDRPAATATAQKQTTFAIENMTCATCPITVKKAMEGVAGVTAVTVDFAAKTARATYNPRRTNAAAIAAASTNAGYPARAIQN, from the coding sequence ATGAAAAAGACAGTATGTATCGCTATGGCCGTGCTGGCTATGGCTGGCGGCGGGGTCGCCTATGCAGTTAGTGGCACGGCGCAAGATCGCCCCGCGGCTACCGCAACCGCTCAGAAGCAAACCACCTTTGCGATAGAGAACATGACCTGCGCCACCTGCCCGATCACCGTGAAGAAGGCGATGGAAGGCGTCGCCGGGGTAACGGCGGTCACGGTCGATTTCGCAGCCAAGACCGCGCGCGCAACCTATAACCCGCGCCGCACCAATGCTGCTGCGATTGCCGCTGCATCAACCAACGCGGGTTATCCGGCGCGCGCTATTCAAAACTGA
- the merA gene encoding mercury(II) reductase: MNDCCNRPGQEGFDVAVIGAGSAGFSAAIAAADLGAKVALVGHGTIGGTCVNVGCVPSKTLIRAAEAVHGGLAAARFPGLGGAVQMDDWSVLAASKDDLVTTLRQKKYVDLLPAYDGVSYIEGKARFADGALIVGDAPMKVGKVILAMGAHAAVPPIPGMDSVPYLTSTSALALDRLPKSLLVIGGGVIGVELGQMFSRLGVDVTICCRSRLLPEMDPEVSAALKNYLEAEGVRVCAGVGYQRIAQTQSGVELTCEGHCDTVAAEQVLIATGRRPNSDGLGLEERGIVLARNGGIVVDDHLETSVPGIYAAGDVTGRDQFVYMAAYGAKLAARNAVTGNQYRYDNSSMPSVVFTDPQVASAGLTETTARAQGLDIKVSLLPLDAVPRALAARDTRGLIKLIADKANDRLLGGQIMAPEGADSIQTLVLAIKHGMTTLELGATIFPYLTTVEGLKLAAQTFDKDVAKLSCCAG, encoded by the coding sequence ATGAACGACTGTTGCAACCGCCCCGGGCAGGAAGGATTTGACGTGGCCGTCATCGGCGCGGGTTCTGCCGGGTTCTCCGCCGCGATCGCCGCTGCCGATCTGGGCGCGAAAGTGGCGCTCGTCGGTCACGGCACGATTGGCGGCACCTGTGTCAATGTTGGCTGCGTTCCTTCCAAGACGCTGATCCGCGCCGCCGAAGCGGTGCATGGTGGGCTTGCCGCCGCGCGCTTTCCCGGCCTTGGGGGCGCTGTCCAGATGGATGACTGGTCCGTATTGGCGGCGTCGAAGGACGATCTTGTCACGACGCTGCGCCAAAAAAAATATGTCGATCTGCTGCCCGCCTATGACGGTGTGAGCTATATCGAGGGCAAGGCACGCTTTGCCGATGGTGCGCTGATTGTCGGCGATGCGCCCATGAAGGTCGGCAAGGTCATATTGGCGATGGGTGCGCACGCCGCCGTGCCGCCGATTCCGGGGATGGACAGCGTGCCCTACCTAACCAGCACATCGGCGCTGGCGCTGGATCGCTTGCCCAAATCGCTGCTGGTGATCGGTGGCGGGGTGATCGGGGTAGAACTGGGACAGATGTTTTCGCGTCTGGGCGTTGATGTCACCATCTGCTGCCGAAGCCGCCTGCTCCCCGAAATGGACCCGGAAGTGAGTGCCGCGCTGAAAAACTATTTGGAAGCCGAGGGCGTGCGGGTTTGCGCAGGTGTCGGCTATCAGCGTATCGCCCAAACACAGAGCGGGGTCGAATTGACCTGCGAGGGGCATTGTGACACCGTCGCGGCGGAACAGGTGCTCATCGCCACCGGACGCCGACCCAATAGCGACGGGCTTGGGCTGGAGGAGCGCGGCATAGTGCTTGCCCGTAATGGTGGAATCGTCGTCGATGACCACCTCGAAACGTCGGTTCCAGGCATTTACGCGGCGGGCGATGTAACGGGACGGGACCAGTTCGTCTACATGGCCGCCTATGGCGCAAAACTGGCCGCGCGCAACGCGGTGACGGGCAACCAATACCGCTACGACAATTCCTCCATGCCATCCGTCGTCTTCACCGACCCGCAAGTCGCCAGCGCCGGCCTCACTGAAACGACAGCACGGGCGCAAGGCCTGGACATCAAGGTTTCGCTGCTCCCGCTCGATGCTGTGCCAAGGGCACTGGCAGCACGCGATACGCGGGGTCTCATCAAACTGATTGCCGACAAGGCGAACGACCGTTTGCTGGGCGGCCAGATCATGGCACCCGAAGGCGCGGATTCGATCCAGACACTGGTGCTGGCGATCAAACACGGCATGACCACCCTGGAATTGGGTGCAACGATATTTCCTTACCTGACCACTGTGGAAGGCCTCAAACTGGCGGCCCAAACGTTTGATAAGGATGTCGCCAAACTGTCTTGCTGCGCCGGGTGA
- a CDS encoding Tn3 family transposase translates to MTKRKHQLLTESERGQILAIPTDRDHLARLYTFEPADIEIIGARRERRNRLGVALQLALLRHPGIALAQLIRDRGAIPHDLAAFVAEQLGLRVTDLADYAARDQTMTDHARELAARLGLRGPTRADIPFMIEAAAKTAWATDKGMTIASGVVTALREARILLPSISTIERASSAGRARARKQAAYALIADLSTEQVQALDQLFDDAGGMSQLAFLKTIPVAAKPDHIRQILDRLRQVRKIGISREVAGRIHADRLRQYVTEGRASPAYMTERYIPSRRRATLVAFLLDLEERLTDSALEMADKLIGSIFTRAKNAQTRNYATTSKNVARLMLIFRRTIDTLTDAVDTGEDPIEALDASVGWNTLLRARPEVATIAETASLDPLTVAADRYATLRKFAPDLLEALQFRAGKGSAKTIAAIEILRTLNKSGKRDLPSDAPMPFRKEWRKIVVGDDGKINRRLWEIATIAHLRNKLRSGDVWVERSAGYRRFDSYLLSVPKAKPIVSALGLPPTAGEWLEQRGRELDWRLKKFAQRLKRDALEGVRYRDARLQISPVRAIATPDAEALADRLDAMMPRIRITELLHEVARETGFLAAFTNLRTGEPCPNENALLATILADATNLGLSRMAAASQGVTRDQLLWTHDAYIRDDSYRAALAVLINAHHRLPFSRVWGDGTTSSSDGQFFRGAKRGASGGDINARYGVDHGFSFYTHNSDQRAPYHVNVISAATHEAPYVLDGLTSHGTDLKIAEHYTDTGGATDHVFALCAMLGFRFCPRLRDFPDRRLATIAPVAAYPSLTPLLGKRIRSDIIAEQWDDVLRLVGSIKAGHVAPSVMLRKLAAYERQNQLDVALQEIGKIERTLFMLDWLENPDLRRRCHAGLNNSEQRHALTQAIYTFRQGRIIDRSHEAQKYRASGLNLVIAAIVYWNTIYMDAAAQHLRSTSVAVPDDLLAHTSPVGWEHIAFSGDFLWDRAAASNGRKALNLPPDSRVA, encoded by the coding sequence ATGACAAAGCGCAAGCATCAACTCTTGACCGAAAGCGAGCGCGGCCAGATCCTCGCGATCCCGACCGATCGTGACCATCTGGCCCGGCTCTATACCTTCGAGCCTGCGGACATTGAGATCATCGGCGCGCGGCGGGAGCGACGGAACCGGTTGGGCGTCGCGCTGCAGCTCGCCCTTTTGCGGCATCCGGGCATCGCCCTCGCGCAATTGATACGCGACAGGGGAGCGATACCCCATGATCTCGCCGCTTTCGTCGCGGAGCAGCTTGGCCTGCGCGTAACTGATCTGGCCGACTATGCCGCACGGGATCAAACGATGACGGACCATGCCCGCGAGCTGGCGGCGCGCCTAGGCCTTCGGGGGCCGACCCGCGCCGATATCCCCTTTATGATAGAAGCGGCCGCGAAAACGGCATGGGCAACCGACAAGGGGATGACGATCGCAAGCGGCGTCGTCACCGCCCTTCGCGAGGCCCGGATTCTGCTACCGTCCATCTCCACCATCGAGCGCGCCAGCAGCGCGGGGCGTGCGCGTGCCCGCAAGCAGGCTGCCTACGCCCTGATTGCCGATCTCAGCACTGAACAGGTCCAAGCCCTTGACCAGCTCTTTGACGACGCCGGCGGCATGAGCCAGCTCGCATTCCTCAAGACCATCCCTGTCGCTGCCAAGCCCGATCATATCCGCCAGATTCTCGACCGCTTGCGGCAAGTGCGAAAGATCGGCATCTCCCGGGAGGTGGCTGGTCGCATCCATGCGGACCGACTTCGGCAATATGTCACGGAAGGCCGCGCTTCGCCTGCCTATATGACCGAGCGATATATTCCCTCCCGGCGGCGCGCCACGCTGGTTGCCTTCCTGCTCGATCTTGAAGAACGGCTGACCGACAGCGCCCTAGAGATGGCGGACAAGCTGATCGGCAGCATCTTCACCCGCGCGAAGAACGCCCAAACGCGCAACTATGCCACCACGTCGAAGAACGTGGCGCGACTGATGCTGATCTTTCGCAGGACGATCGACACGCTCACCGATGCGGTCGATACCGGCGAAGACCCTATAGAGGCCCTGGACGCCTCGGTCGGGTGGAACACCCTCCTGAGGGCCAGGCCGGAAGTGGCGACGATCGCGGAAACCGCCAGCCTCGACCCACTGACGGTCGCGGCCGATCGCTATGCGACGTTGCGCAAGTTCGCCCCCGACCTGCTTGAAGCGCTCCAGTTCAGGGCCGGAAAGGGCAGCGCGAAAACGATCGCCGCCATTGAAATACTGCGCACCCTCAACAAGTCGGGCAAGCGCGATCTGCCCTCCGACGCTCCGATGCCTTTCCGCAAGGAATGGCGGAAAATCGTTGTGGGCGATGACGGCAAGATCAACCGGCGGCTCTGGGAAATCGCGACGATCGCGCATCTTCGCAACAAGCTGCGTTCCGGGGATGTCTGGGTGGAGCGATCGGCGGGATACCGCCGGTTCGACAGCTACCTGCTGAGCGTACCGAAGGCGAAGCCGATCGTGTCGGCTCTTGGCCTGCCACCCACAGCCGGCGAATGGCTCGAACAGCGGGGCCGCGAACTGGACTGGCGGCTGAAGAAATTTGCCCAGCGCCTGAAGCGCGACGCTCTGGAGGGTGTGCGATACCGCGACGCCCGCCTCCAGATATCGCCGGTACGCGCGATCGCGACGCCCGACGCCGAAGCGCTGGCCGACCGGCTCGATGCCATGATGCCACGTATCCGCATCACCGAGCTGCTGCATGAGGTGGCGCGGGAAACCGGCTTTCTTGCGGCGTTCACCAACCTGCGCACCGGCGAGCCGTGTCCCAATGAAAACGCGCTGCTCGCCACGATCCTCGCCGATGCGACCAATCTCGGCCTGTCGCGCATGGCGGCGGCGAGCCAGGGCGTCACGCGCGATCAGCTCCTGTGGACCCATGACGCCTATATCCGCGACGACAGCTACCGCGCGGCGCTCGCCGTCCTCATCAATGCGCACCACCGCCTGCCATTCTCGCGGGTCTGGGGCGATGGCACCACGTCCAGTTCCGATGGCCAGTTCTTCAGGGGCGCGAAGCGCGGCGCATCGGGGGGCGACATCAACGCCCGCTATGGCGTCGATCATGGCTTCAGCTTCTACACCCATAATTCCGATCAGCGCGCGCCTTACCACGTCAACGTGATCTCAGCGGCGACGCATGAGGCGCCCTATGTCCTCGACGGCCTCACCAGCCACGGCACCGATCTGAAAATCGCCGAGCATTACACCGACACGGGCGGGGCGACCGATCATGTCTTTGCCCTGTGCGCCATGCTTGGATTTCGCTTCTGCCCGCGCCTGCGCGACTTTCCCGACCGACGGCTCGCGACGATCGCGCCGGTTGCAGCTTATCCGTCCCTCACCCCGCTATTGGGAAAGCGCATCCGGTCCGACATCATCGCTGAGCAATGGGACGACGTGCTGCGCCTCGTAGGGTCGATCAAGGCCGGACACGTGGCGCCGTCGGTCATGCTGCGAAAGCTCGCCGCCTATGAGCGGCAGAACCAGCTCGACGTCGCGCTACAGGAAATCGGCAAAATCGAGCGGACGCTGTTCATGCTGGATTGGCTGGAAAATCCCGATCTACGCCGGCGATGCCATGCCGGCCTCAACAACAGCGAGCAGCGCCATGCCCTGACGCAGGCGATCTACACATTCCGCCAGGGTCGGATCATCGACCGCAGTCATGAGGCACAGAAATATCGCGCATCCGGCCTCAACCTGGTCATCGCCGCGATCGTCTATTGGAACACGATCTACATGGATGCCGCTGCCCAACATCTCCGGTCAACATCGGTCGCGGTGCCTGATGATCTGCTTGCCCATACCTCCCCTGTTGGCTGGGAGCATATTGCTTTCTCCGGCGATTTCCTCTGGGATAGAGCCGCTGCTTCCAATGGCCGCAAGGCCCTCAATCTGCCGCCGGATAGCCGCGTCGCCTAA
- a CDS encoding recombinase family protein — translation MSDILGYARVSTGDQDVAGQTIRLEKAGAIKVFTDVMSGKSMDRPGLVELLAYARKGDTLAVVRLDRLGRSLAELLATVEKLRAQGVALLSLEEKIDTSSAAGELIFHVFGAIAHFERRLISERTKDGIAAARAKGKRPGRQPLDMARVDAAIKLVEARISPTEAARQLGIGRSTIYREMRRLGIERPA, via the coding sequence ATGAGCGATATTCTGGGCTATGCCCGTGTCAGCACCGGCGATCAGGATGTGGCGGGGCAGACCATACGTCTCGAGAAAGCCGGTGCCATTAAGGTGTTCACCGACGTCATGTCCGGCAAGAGCATGGATCGTCCCGGCCTCGTCGAACTTCTCGCCTACGCCCGCAAGGGCGACACGCTGGCCGTGGTGCGCCTCGATCGGCTCGGACGCTCGCTCGCCGAGCTTCTCGCTACGGTCGAGAAGCTGCGCGCCCAGGGCGTGGCGTTGCTGAGCCTTGAGGAGAAGATCGACACGTCGTCGGCCGCTGGCGAACTGATCTTCCATGTGTTCGGGGCCATCGCCCATTTCGAGCGGCGCCTGATCTCCGAACGGACGAAAGATGGCATCGCTGCTGCCCGCGCCAAGGGAAAGCGGCCTGGCCGTCAGCCCCTCGACATGGCCAGGGTCGATGCCGCCATCAAACTGGTGGAAGCCCGGATATCGCCAACGGAAGCCGCAAGGCAGCTCGGTATCGGCCGATCAACCATCTACCGGGAAATGCGCAGATTGGGTATCGAGCGCCCCGCCTGA
- a CDS encoding MerR family transcriptional regulator, whose product MSDHVFGKGMQRADLAKLTGCNLETIRYYEKIGMMPDPPRTASGYRIYGEDHVSRLRFILRGRELGFSLDEVRGLLALVEGGAQTCAEVKERTERHLADVRAKIADLRRIEKVLTQTAAQCSGDMVPDCPIIEVLAS is encoded by the coding sequence ATGAGCGATCACGTTTTCGGGAAGGGAATGCAGCGCGCTGACTTGGCCAAGCTTACGGGCTGCAATCTGGAAACCATCCGCTATTACGAGAAAATCGGTATGATGCCGGACCCGCCGCGCACGGCCTCCGGCTACCGCATTTATGGCGAGGACCACGTATCCCGCCTGCGCTTCATCTTGCGCGGCCGCGAACTCGGCTTTTCGCTCGACGAAGTACGCGGCCTGCTTGCCCTCGTCGAGGGCGGCGCGCAGACCTGCGCAGAGGTCAAGGAGCGCACTGAGCGGCATCTGGCCGATGTGCGCGCGAAGATCGCCGATCTCAGGCGCATCGAGAAAGTGCTGACCCAGACCGCCGCGCAATGCTCCGGCGATATGGTGCCGGACTGCCCGATCATCGAGGTGCTCGCCTCATGA
- a CDS encoding mercuric transporter MerT family protein, whose product MDRANMQMQVLEQPKATASRRPGWFAAGGVVGAILASTCCIAPLLLLMLGVSGAWMGNLTALEPYKPYAAAVALVFIGLGFRQVYFKPKGACAEDSYCARPQASRITKSALWLATVLVLLALTISWWAPLFY is encoded by the coding sequence ATGGATCGCGCTAATATGCAAATGCAGGTTCTTGAGCAGCCAAAGGCAACGGCGAGCCGCCGGCCAGGATGGTTCGCGGCGGGCGGTGTGGTCGGAGCGATCCTCGCCTCGACGTGCTGCATCGCGCCGCTTCTCTTGTTGATGCTCGGCGTTTCCGGCGCCTGGATGGGCAACCTCACGGCCCTTGAACCCTACAAGCCCTACGCCGCCGCCGTAGCGCTCGTCTTTATCGGGCTCGGATTCCGGCAGGTCTATTTCAAGCCGAAGGGGGCCTGCGCGGAAGATTCCTACTGCGCTCGGCCGCAAGCCTCGCGCATCACCAAGTCGGCGCTGTGGCTGGCCACGGTTCTGGTCCTCCTTGCCCTGACAATCAGCTGGTGGGCGCCGCTGTTCTACTGA
- a CDS encoding heavy-metal-associated domain-containing protein: MKRPLLIALGAAALGAAGLLSAPTISPLAAQAAPAQAAAVQKTTFSIENMTCAMCPVTVTKAMKGVAGVKSVTVDFAAKTATVIYDPATATVAAIAAASTNAGYPARPAG; this comes from the coding sequence ATGAAACGCCCCCTTCTCATCGCGCTCGGCGCGGCGGCCCTGGGCGCCGCCGGCCTTCTCTCGGCGCCGACGATTTCACCGCTCGCCGCGCAAGCTGCCCCCGCGCAAGCCGCCGCGGTCCAGAAGACAACGTTCAGCATCGAAAACATGACGTGCGCCATGTGCCCGGTGACAGTGACAAAGGCGATGAAAGGCGTCGCCGGAGTGAAGTCCGTCACTGTCGACTTCGCCGCCAAGACGGCGACGGTCATTTATGACCCGGCGACCGCCACCGTCGCAGCCATTGCCGCCGCGTCCACCAATGCCGGCTATCCGGCCCGCCCGGCGGGATGA
- the merF gene encoding mercury resistance system transport protein MerF — translation MKDATLLKTGIAGSLIAVICCATPLLVVLLGAIGLSAWLGWIDYVLMPALAFFVALTGYGLWRRQRAADCCATETQTNKENS, via the coding sequence ATGAAGGACGCAACGCTTCTGAAGACCGGCATCGCCGGCTCGCTCATTGCTGTGATCTGCTGCGCCACGCCTTTGCTGGTTGTCCTGCTCGGCGCGATCGGGTTGTCGGCCTGGCTGGGCTGGATCGATTATGTCCTCATGCCGGCGCTCGCCTTCTTTGTCGCGCTCACCGGCTATGGCCTCTGGCGCCGACAACGCGCCGCAGATTGCTGTGCGACTGAAACACAAACGAACAAGGAAAATAGCTGA
- the merA gene encoding mercury(II) reductase, giving the protein MSDCCTTEGSRKGGYDLAVIGAGSAGFSAAITAADQGANVALIGHGTIGGTCVNVGCVPSKTMIRAAEALHGVRAAQRFPGLVGEASVANWPALVAAKDELVTSLRQKKYIDLLPEYNGVAYLEGAARLNGQGVMVNGAAISAGKIIIATGTSPALPDIPGIEEVPYLTSTTALELGALPRSLLVIGGGYIGCELAQMFARVGVAVTLITRRRLLPEAEPEISEALTGYLRDEGITVRTGLTYRGIARTAAGVELSITTDGAQQVIAAEQVLVATGRAPNTDGLGLVEAGIAQADNGSVVVDDRMRTSRPDVYAAGDVTGRDQFVYMAAYGAKLAAHNALNGDDLVYDNTVMPWVTFTDPQVAGVGLSERAAQAAGFETKTSIVALDQVPRALAARDTRGLIKLVADKTSDRLLGGQIVAPEGADSIQTMVLAIKHGMTTKALGETIFPYLTTVEGLKLAAQGFGKDVAKLSCCAG; this is encoded by the coding sequence ATGTCAGACTGCTGCACCACCGAAGGAAGCCGTAAGGGCGGCTACGACCTTGCCGTCATCGGCGCCGGATCGGCCGGATTCTCGGCCGCGATCACCGCCGCCGATCAGGGCGCCAATGTCGCGCTGATCGGCCACGGCACCATCGGCGGCACCTGCGTCAATGTCGGCTGCGTGCCGTCGAAGACGATGATCCGCGCGGCCGAGGCGCTGCATGGTGTGCGGGCCGCGCAACGCTTTCCCGGCCTGGTCGGGGAAGCAAGCGTGGCCAACTGGCCCGCGCTCGTCGCGGCCAAGGACGAGCTGGTCACCAGCTTGCGGCAGAAGAAATATATTGACCTGCTGCCCGAGTACAACGGCGTTGCCTATCTGGAAGGCGCGGCGCGTCTGAACGGGCAGGGCGTGATGGTGAATGGCGCCGCGATTTCAGCGGGCAAGATCATCATCGCGACCGGCACCTCGCCGGCCCTGCCGGACATTCCCGGCATTGAGGAGGTGCCTTATCTCACCAGCACGACTGCCCTGGAACTTGGCGCGCTACCGCGCTCATTGCTCGTCATCGGCGGCGGCTATATCGGCTGCGAACTGGCGCAGATGTTCGCGCGCGTCGGCGTGGCGGTGACGCTCATCACCCGCCGCCGCTTGCTGCCGGAGGCCGAGCCGGAAATCTCCGAGGCGCTGACCGGCTATCTCCGCGACGAGGGCATTACCGTCCGGACCGGACTAACTTATCGCGGAATCGCGCGCACGGCTGCCGGCGTCGAGCTGAGTATCACCACCGACGGCGCACAGCAGGTGATCGCCGCCGAGCAGGTGCTCGTAGCCACCGGACGGGCGCCGAATACCGATGGCCTCGGCCTTGTCGAAGCGGGCATCGCCCAAGCCGACAACGGCAGTGTGGTCGTGGACGACCGGATGCGCACCTCGAGACCGGATGTCTATGCGGCCGGCGACGTCACCGGTCGCGATCAGTTTGTCTATATGGCGGCCTATGGCGCGAAGCTCGCCGCGCACAACGCGCTGAACGGCGACGACCTCGTCTACGACAATACGGTCATGCCCTGGGTCACGTTTACCGACCCACAGGTGGCGGGCGTGGGACTGAGCGAAAGGGCAGCGCAGGCAGCGGGCTTCGAGACCAAGACCTCGATCGTCGCCCTCGACCAGGTGCCGCGGGCACTGGCCGCTCGCGACACACGGGGGTTGATCAAGCTGGTCGCTGACAAAACGTCCGATCGCCTGCTGGGCGGTCAAATCGTCGCGCCCGAGGGAGCCGACAGCATCCAGACCATGGTGCTCGCGATCAAACACGGCATGACGACGAAGGCGCTGGGCGAGACGATCTTTCCCTATCTCACCACGGTCGAGGGCCTGAAACTCGCCGCACAGGGCTTCGGCAAGGATGTGGCAAAACTGTCCTGCTGCGCAGGATGA
- the merB gene encoding organomercurial lyase MerB, which yields MSPTTYIEHFPSISRSQDSAELLVALLRELAKGRPVSRTTLAGILNWPDERIAAVLAQTASTEYDDDGNIIGHGLTLRETAHSFEIDGRRLYAWCALDTLMFPALLGCTARVSSRCAATGAPVSLTVSPNEIRAVEPADVAVSLVPPQETNDVRRSFCCHVHFFASTHVAQDWASKRPGLTIIGVREAFCVGQELNRQLLHPPHRATP from the coding sequence ATGAGCCCCACTACATATATCGAGCATTTCCCGTCGATCAGTCGGTCTCAAGATTCCGCGGAACTCCTCGTCGCGCTGTTGCGGGAACTCGCCAAGGGGCGCCCGGTATCGCGAACCACGCTTGCCGGGATTCTCAACTGGCCTGATGAGCGCATCGCCGCCGTGCTCGCGCAAACCGCCAGTACCGAATATGATGATGACGGAAACATCATCGGCCACGGCCTCACCCTACGCGAAACGGCGCATTCCTTCGAGATCGACGGCCGCCGCCTCTACGCCTGGTGCGCTTTGGATACATTGATGTTTCCGGCGCTGCTCGGCTGTACAGCCCGCGTCTCATCGCGTTGCGCTGCCACCGGAGCGCCCGTTTCGCTTACCGTGTCACCAAACGAGATACGGGCTGTTGAACCCGCCGACGTGGCGGTGTCGTTGGTGCCGCCGCAGGAAACGAACGACGTTCGTCGGTCCTTCTGCTGCCACGTCCATTTCTTTGCTTCTACCCATGTGGCGCAAGACTGGGCCTCCAAGCGTCCGGGGTTGACCATCATCGGCGTTCGGGAGGCTTTTTGTGTGGGCCAGGAGCTGAATCGACAGCTGTTGCACCCGCCACACCGGGCAACGCCATGA
- the merD gene encoding mercuric resistance transcriptional repressor MerD: MPCRQRREVSDAPYTASRLAHDAGVSVHIVRDYVLRGLLRPARRTQSGHRLYDDHALERMRFVRTLFEAGVGLDELTRLCHALDGGGGDAIEFLLCLRARLAARRAALDVLDGHLEQMISAIGADTAKESARA; the protein is encoded by the coding sequence ATGCCCTGCCGACAGAGGAGGGAGGTGTCCGATGCCCCCTACACAGCGTCCCGTCTGGCCCATGATGCCGGAGTGAGCGTACATATTGTGCGCGACTATGTGCTGCGCGGGCTGCTGCGCCCGGCGCGCCGCACGCAGAGCGGTCACCGTCTCTATGACGATCATGCGCTGGAGCGGATGCGCTTCGTGCGCACCTTGTTCGAGGCGGGCGTCGGCCTCGATGAACTGACCAGGCTGTGTCACGCTCTGGACGGCGGCGGCGGCGATGCCATCGAATTTCTGCTATGCCTGCGGGCACGACTTGCCGCGCGGCGCGCGGCCCTGGACGTGCTGGACGGGCATCTGGAGCAAATGATTTCCGCCATCGGTGCCGACACCGCCAAAGAATCCGCCCGTGCCTGA
- a CDS encoding MgtC/SapB family protein: MSFSEFIIDTLLPLVAAATVGLTLGFERELARKPAGLRTQFLITLGTAIFVLAGRSIPGMETGRVAANVVTGLGFLGAGVILQHRGTVRGLTTAALIWVNGALGLAAATQEYVLAGVGVGLALAALRVLALIEKRLGEKWQILEYQITTYENESVVQAIHDALSKCRLQEGPLAYERQDGVTRMHISFCDTPTRHREFLEQLRKMSDVTDVRVL; encoded by the coding sequence ATGTCGTTTTCTGAGTTCATCATCGACACATTGCTGCCGCTTGTCGCCGCCGCGACGGTCGGCCTGACACTGGGCTTCGAGCGTGAACTGGCGCGCAAACCCGCAGGCCTTCGGACACAGTTTCTGATCACGTTGGGCACGGCCATATTCGTCCTGGCTGGGCGCTCAATTCCGGGGATGGAAACCGGACGGGTCGCGGCAAATGTGGTGACGGGCCTCGGGTTTCTGGGTGCGGGAGTTATATTGCAGCATCGCGGCACCGTGCGCGGGTTGACGACCGCCGCTCTTATCTGGGTGAACGGCGCGTTGGGCCTTGCTGCCGCCACGCAGGAGTATGTGTTGGCGGGCGTAGGCGTCGGTCTGGCGCTGGCCGCGCTGCGCGTGCTTGCGCTCATCGAAAAACGCTTAGGCGAAAAGTGGCAAATCCTCGAATATCAAATTACAACATATGAGAACGAGAGCGTTGTCCAAGCCATCCACGACGCTCTCAGCAAATGCCGATTACAGGAAGGTCCGCTTGCATACGAACGACAGGACGGGGTAACCCGGATGCATATCTCGTTCTGCGACACTCCCACGCGGCACCGTGAATTCTTGGAGCAGCTCCGCAAGATGTCAGACGTCACAGATGTCAGGGTGCTGTGA